A portion of the Streptococcus urinalis 2285-97 genome contains these proteins:
- a CDS encoding LLM class flavin-dependent oxidoreductase, with protein sequence MIELGITTFGETTQLEVSKEKITHQERIRQLVEEIELADKVGLDVYGIGEHHREDFAVSAPEIVLAAGAVNTKQIKLTPAVTIISSNDPVRIYQQYATIDAISNGRAEIMAGRGSFIESFPLFGYDLKDYDQLFDEKLDMLLTINENTKLNWQGQLSQTVDNRPVYPRAQVGKLPIWVATGGNVDSTVKIAQKGLPIVYATIGGNPKAFAQLVAIYKEIGSRYGHSPEQLKVAAHSWGWIEGDNQAAIDHYFYPTKQTVDNIAKGRSHWSEMTKEQYLASVGPEGAIFVGDPEHVAQKIINIITDLQLDRFMLHLPIGSMQHEQVLEAIQLYGKEVAPLVRRHFNK encoded by the coding sequence ATGATTGAACTAGGTATTACAACTTTTGGTGAAACAACACAATTAGAAGTTTCAAAAGAAAAAATAACGCATCAAGAAAGAATTAGACAACTGGTCGAAGAAATTGAATTAGCTGATAAAGTAGGATTAGATGTTTATGGTATTGGGGAACACCACCGTGAAGACTTTGCTGTTTCAGCACCTGAAATCGTACTTGCTGCAGGAGCTGTTAATACAAAACAAATCAAACTCACACCAGCTGTAACGATCATCTCATCAAATGATCCTGTTAGGATTTATCAACAGTATGCTACAATTGATGCTATTTCAAATGGCAGGGCAGAAATTATGGCTGGAAGAGGTTCTTTTATTGAATCCTTTCCACTTTTTGGTTATGATTTAAAAGATTATGATCAACTTTTTGATGAAAAATTGGATATGCTCCTGACAATTAATGAAAATACAAAATTAAATTGGCAAGGACAATTATCCCAAACTGTTGATAATCGTCCAGTCTATCCGAGAGCACAAGTAGGAAAGTTGCCTATCTGGGTTGCAACTGGTGGTAATGTTGATTCAACAGTTAAAATTGCTCAAAAAGGACTTCCTATTGTTTATGCAACAATAGGAGGAAATCCAAAAGCATTTGCGCAGTTGGTAGCCATTTATAAAGAAATTGGTAGCCGCTATGGCCATTCACCTGAGCAACTCAAAGTTGCAGCTCACTCTTGGGGTTGGATTGAAGGCGATAATCAAGCAGCAATTGATCATTACTTTTACCCAACAAAACAAACAGTTGATAATATTGCAAAAGGGAGATCGCATTGGTCAGAAATGACGAAAGAACAATATTTAGCTTCTGTCGGCCCAGAAGGTGCTATTTTTGTTGGTGATCCAGAACATGTGGCCCAAAAGATAATTAACATCATTACTGACTTACAATTGGATCGTTTTATGCTTCATTTACCTATTGGTTCTATGCAGCATGAGCAAGTCTTGGAAGCTATTCAACTATATGGAAAAGAGGTCGCACCACTTGTTCGTCGTCACTTTAATAAATAA
- a CDS encoding VOC family protein has translation MVKIEHVALWERDIELEKNFYCKHFNGKVSELYHNSKTGFYSYFISFSNGARLEVMSRADLDEGTRNQYGFTHIAVSLGSKEAVDQKANYFAENGFPIQNGPRVTGDGYYEAVIYDPEGNQIELTV, from the coding sequence ATGGTTAAGATTGAACATGTGGCTCTATGGGAAAGAGATATTGAACTGGAAAAAAACTTTTATTGCAAACACTTTAATGGTAAAGTAAGTGAACTTTATCATAATTCCAAAACGGGATTTTACTCTTATTTTATTTCTTTTTCGAATGGCGCAAGGCTTGAAGTCATGTCAAGAGCAGATTTAGATGAAGGAACTAGAAATCAATATGGTTTCACTCATATTGCCGTATCATTAGGAAGTAAAGAAGCAGTTGATCAGAAAGCAAACTATTTTGCAGAAAATGGTTTTCCTATTCAAAATGGACCTAGAGTTACTGGTGATGGTTATTATGAAGCTGTTATTTATGATCCTGAAGGAAATCAAATTGAATTGACCGTCTAA
- a CDS encoding SPJ_0845 family protein, with protein sequence MAITYKRKDDLEKMLGSFAKLPEMSNVNVPETKTTDTDIKNNSQKDNN encoded by the coding sequence ATGGCTATAACTTATAAACGAAAAGACGATCTTGAAAAGATGCTAGGATCATTTGCCAAACTACCTGAAATGTCAAATGTCAATGTACCTGAAACAAAGACGACTGATACAGATATCAAGAATAACTCACAAAAAGATAACAACTAA
- a CDS encoding permease, giving the protein MSVFSHLPSSVLQWFAIFLSIIIEALPFVLLGAILSGFIEVYITPDKVQRYLPKNRFLRILFGTFVGFIFPSCECGIVPIINRFLEKKVPSYTAIPFLTTAPIINPIVLFATYSAFGNSMRFLLLRLFGAILTAIILGLMLAFFVDENILKDNLEPLHFHDYSHEKWTKKVFLALAHAIDEFFDTGRYLVFGTLIASAMQIYVPTRILTSIGHNKITAILIMMLLAFILSLCSEADAFIGASLLSTFGLAPVLAFLLIGPMIDIKNLMMMLKAFKGRFIAQFISVSAIVIMCYCLLVGVIG; this is encoded by the coding sequence ATGTCGGTATTTTCACATTTACCTTCAAGTGTGCTACAATGGTTTGCTATCTTTTTGTCAATCATCATTGAAGCACTTCCTTTTGTTTTACTCGGTGCTATTTTATCAGGTTTTATAGAAGTTTATATCACACCTGATAAGGTTCAGCGCTACCTTCCCAAAAATCGTTTTTTGCGAATTCTTTTTGGAACATTTGTTGGTTTCATTTTTCCATCTTGTGAATGCGGTATTGTTCCTATCATTAATCGCTTTTTAGAGAAAAAAGTCCCTAGTTACACTGCAATTCCTTTTTTAACAACAGCACCTATTATCAATCCTATTGTTTTATTTGCAACTTACTCAGCTTTTGGTAACTCCATGAGATTTTTGTTATTAAGATTATTTGGGGCTATTCTTACAGCTATTATTTTAGGACTAATGTTAGCGTTCTTTGTTGATGAAAACATTCTGAAAGATAATCTAGAACCTCTTCATTTTCATGATTATTCTCATGAAAAATGGACAAAAAAAGTTTTCTTAGCACTTGCTCATGCTATTGATGAATTTTTTGATACTGGACGTTACTTAGTATTTGGTACTCTAATTGCTTCAGCTATGCAAATCTATGTCCCAACACGAATTTTAACAAGCATTGGACATAATAAAATCACTGCTATTTTAATCATGATGCTTTTAGCTTTCATCTTATCTCTTTGTAGTGAAGCAGATGCTTTTATCGGTGCTTCGTTGTTATCAACATTTGGTTTGGCACCAGTACTTGCTTTCTTACTGATTGGTCCTATGATTGATATCAAAAATTTGATGATGATGCTAAAAGCATTCAAGGGCAGATTTATCGCACAATTCATTAGTGTATCTGCTATTGTTATTATGTGTTATTGTTTATTAGTGGGGGTAATAGGATGA
- a CDS encoding TIGR03943 family putative permease subunit, giving the protein MIRFLILSGYFELTMYLQLSEKLDQYINTHYAYLAYISMVLSFLLALVQLIIWMKNIKMHSHLKGWLTKGTSLLILVFPVLVGLLVPTVSLDSQTVSAKGYTFPLAAGSDRKIADQEGTTIQYLKPDTSLYFTHNAYQKEMQKELKAYKGSKPIIITTENYMELMELIYLYPDEFLNRDIQYTGFVYNAPNNKGYQFLFRFGIIHCIADSGVYGLLTTGNTKTYANNAWLTAKGRIRIEYDKQLKQNLPVLHINDVKETNQPKNPYVYRVF; this is encoded by the coding sequence ATGATCAGATTTCTTATACTTTCGGGTTACTTTGAGTTAACCATGTATCTACAACTTTCCGAAAAATTAGATCAATACATTAATACTCATTATGCCTACTTAGCTTATATTTCGATGGTTCTATCCTTTCTTTTAGCTCTTGTTCAACTGATTATTTGGATGAAAAATATTAAGATGCACAGTCATCTAAAAGGCTGGCTTACAAAAGGAACAAGCCTATTGATTTTAGTTTTTCCAGTTCTTGTTGGTTTATTGGTACCAACGGTATCTCTGGATTCTCAAACCGTTTCTGCAAAAGGTTATACCTTTCCATTAGCTGCTGGTTCAGATAGGAAGATTGCAGATCAAGAAGGAACGACAATTCAATATTTAAAGCCAGATACTAGTTTATACTTTACACATAATGCCTATCAAAAGGAAATGCAAAAAGAATTAAAAGCTTATAAAGGTTCAAAACCAATAATCATCACAACTGAAAATTACATGGAACTTATGGAATTAATCTATCTGTATCCTGATGAATTTTTAAACCGTGATATTCAATACACTGGTTTTGTTTACAATGCTCCAAATAATAAAGGCTATCAATTTTTATTTAGATTTGGCATCATTCATTGTATCGCAGACTCTGGTGTCTATGGATTATTAACGACGGGTAATACCAAGACATACGCTAATAATGCTTGGTTAACAGCAAAAGGACGTATTCGCATAGAGTATGATAAACAACTCAAACAAAATTTACCTGTCCTTCATATTAATGACGTAAAAGAAACTAACCAACCAAAAAATCCATATGTTTATAGGGTATTTTAA
- the ftsY gene encoding signal recognition particle-docking protein FtsY, whose translation MGLFDRLFGKKKKDSEIKEDSEQEVQILEKETIESDHSLEEDSSGDLTELVNDLPIDSDKEEDNQTVTILEKETIYSEINQDNETNDEHLNDMVNDLPLNSESETRVSEDLKVESQADLNKNEEQDESTFNSTKPVTNDDNRALSDNQTTIDTSEVVTAPFPENEESDDEKYSRSLKKTRTGFSARLNSFLANFRRVDEDFFEELEEMLILSDVGVTVASTLTEELRYEARLENAKKPEDLKRVIVEKLVLIYEKDGVYHEGVKLQDGLTVMLFVGVNGVGKTTSIGKLAYKYKQEGKKVMMVAADTFRAGAVAQLVEWGKRVDVPVITGPEKADPASVVFDGVEKAITQGIDVLFIDTAGRLQNKENLMQELEKMGRIIKRVIPDAPHETLLALDASTGQNALSQAKEFSKITPLTGIILTKIDGTAKGGVVLAIRQELDIPVKFIGFGEKVDDIGEFHSEDFMRGLLEGIL comes from the coding sequence ATGGGATTATTTGATCGCTTATTTGGTAAAAAAAAGAAAGATTCTGAAATCAAAGAAGATTCAGAACAAGAAGTTCAAATTCTTGAAAAAGAAACAATAGAATCAGATCATTCTTTAGAAGAGGATTCTTCTGGAGATTTAACGGAATTAGTAAATGATTTACCTATTGATTCTGATAAGGAAGAAGACAATCAGACTGTCACAATATTAGAAAAAGAAACTATCTATTCAGAAATTAACCAAGACAATGAAACAAATGATGAACATCTAAATGACATGGTCAATGACCTTCCTCTTAATTCAGAGTCAGAAACAAGGGTTAGTGAAGACTTAAAAGTAGAATCACAAGCTGACTTAAATAAGAATGAAGAGCAAGATGAAAGTACTTTTAATTCAACTAAGCCTGTAACTAATGATGATAATAGGGCTCTATCTGATAATCAAACGACTATTGATACTTCTGAAGTTGTAACAGCTCCATTTCCTGAAAATGAAGAAAGTGATGATGAAAAGTATAGTCGCAGTTTAAAGAAAACAAGGACTGGTTTCAGTGCTCGTCTGAATTCTTTTCTTGCAAACTTTAGACGAGTTGATGAGGATTTCTTCGAAGAATTAGAAGAAATGCTTATCTTGTCAGATGTGGGTGTTACCGTTGCTTCTACATTAACTGAAGAATTACGCTATGAAGCAAGGCTTGAAAATGCTAAGAAACCAGAAGATCTAAAACGTGTTATTGTCGAAAAATTAGTTTTAATCTATGAAAAAGATGGCGTTTATCATGAAGGAGTAAAACTTCAAGATGGACTAACTGTAATGCTTTTTGTTGGTGTGAATGGTGTTGGGAAAACAACATCTATCGGAAAATTAGCATATAAATACAAACAAGAAGGCAAAAAAGTTATGATGGTTGCGGCTGATACCTTCCGTGCTGGTGCTGTTGCGCAATTAGTTGAGTGGGGTAAACGTGTGGATGTGCCTGTTATTACTGGACCAGAAAAGGCAGATCCTGCTTCGGTTGTCTTTGACGGTGTTGAAAAAGCAATAACACAAGGAATTGATGTTTTATTTATTGATACTGCAGGTCGTTTGCAAAACAAAGAAAACTTAATGCAAGAATTAGAAAAAATGGGACGCATCATTAAGCGCGTGATTCCTGATGCGCCTCATGAAACGTTATTAGCTTTGGATGCCTCAACAGGTCAAAATGCACTCAGTCAAGCCAAAGAATTTTCTAAGATTACGCCATTAACTGGTATTATTCTAACTAAAATTGATGGTACTGCAAAAGGTGGGGTTGTTCTTGCCATTAGACAAGAACTTGATATTCCTGTAAAATTCATTGGTTTTGGTGAAAAAGTCGATGATATTGGTGAGTTTCATTCAGAAGATTTTATGCGAGGCTTGTTAGAAGGTATTTTATAA
- a CDS encoding Cof-type HAD-IIB family hydrolase — protein MSDIKLLALDLDGTLFTTEKTVSDENKEALQKAREKGVKVVITTGRPLKAIGNLLEELDLISENDYSITFNGGLVQRNTGDILDKSSLSREQLADLHTMLDNTGLPTDILSDGIVYSIPSGDRKSQYHMANPLLTFVEVENFEQVPKDIVYNKVVTVTDADFLDKQIAQLPEWLFENFEAYKSRDIIFELMPKGVHKAFGLNLLCNHLGFEASQVMAMGDEANDLSMLAWAGLGVAMANGVDIAKKTAKAVTTKTNDQSGVAEAVKRYILDEVE, from the coding sequence ATGTCAGATATTAAACTATTAGCATTGGATTTGGATGGTACTTTATTTACAACTGAGAAAACAGTTAGTGATGAAAATAAAGAAGCACTTCAAAAAGCTAGAGAAAAAGGTGTTAAAGTTGTCATCACAACAGGAAGACCTTTGAAAGCAATTGGAAATCTATTAGAAGAACTAGATCTCATTAGTGAAAATGATTATAGTATTACCTTTAATGGTGGTCTTGTTCAGCGCAATACTGGCGACATTTTAGATAAGAGTTCATTGTCAAGAGAGCAACTAGCTGACTTACATACTATGTTAGATAATACTGGTTTACCAACAGATATTTTAAGCGATGGCATTGTATACAGTATTCCTAGTGGAGATCGTAAATCACAATATCATATGGCAAATCCATTGTTAACTTTTGTAGAAGTTGAAAACTTTGAGCAAGTTCCAAAAGATATTGTTTACAATAAAGTTGTTACTGTTACAGACGCAGATTTTTTAGACAAACAAATTGCACAATTGCCAGAATGGCTTTTTGAGAATTTTGAAGCCTATAAATCAAGGGATATTATTTTTGAGTTAATGCCAAAAGGTGTTCATAAGGCTTTTGGATTGAATCTGCTTTGTAACCATTTGGGATTTGAAGCTAGTCAAGTAATGGCTATGGGAGATGAAGCAAATGATCTTTCAATGTTAGCTTGGGCTGGTCTAGGTGTCGCAATGGCAAATGGCGTTGATATTGCAAAGAAAACAGCAAAAGCTGTTACAACAAAAACGAATGATCAATCTGGTGTGGCTGAAGCTGTTAAACGATATATTTTAGATGAGGTAGAATAA
- a CDS encoding Cof-type HAD-IIB family hydrolase → MIKLIATDMDGTFLNSQGAYEKERLAKLLEAFKEKGMIFTVSSGRSLLAIEKLFEDFLEDIAIIAENGSIVQYQNKIIFADYMTREQYLHIKDKVFENPYHPGKNLLLSGKNGSYVLKSSSQDYIDKSNFYYENVQLVSDFEAINDDIFKLTTNFTGDTVAQGEEWLNQNVDYARAVTTGFDSIDIVLSEVNKAFGLSHLCDSLGIKKEDVIAFGDNLNDYEMMHFAGHSVAMENARDAIKEVANEVIGHCDDSSVLTYMEGLVK, encoded by the coding sequence ATGATTAAATTGATAGCGACAGATATGGATGGTACTTTTTTAAATAGCCAAGGTGCTTATGAAAAAGAGCGATTAGCAAAATTATTAGAAGCATTTAAAGAAAAAGGTATGATTTTCACCGTTTCAAGTGGACGTTCACTCTTAGCAATTGAAAAATTATTTGAAGATTTTTTAGAAGACATTGCGATTATTGCTGAAAATGGTTCTATTGTGCAATATCAAAATAAGATTATCTTTGCCGATTACATGACAAGAGAGCAGTACCTTCATATAAAAGACAAAGTTTTTGAAAACCCTTATCATCCTGGAAAAAATCTGTTACTTTCCGGAAAAAATGGCTCCTATGTGTTAAAAAGTTCAAGTCAGGATTATATTGATAAGTCAAACTTTTATTATGAAAATGTTCAACTTGTCTCTGATTTTGAGGCTATTAATGATGATATTTTCAAATTAACAACCAATTTCACAGGTGACACAGTAGCTCAAGGAGAAGAATGGTTGAACCAAAATGTTGATTATGCTAGAGCAGTTACAACAGGATTTGATTCTATCGATATTGTCCTTAGTGAAGTTAATAAAGCTTTTGGCTTATCACATTTGTGTGATTCCTTAGGCATAAAAAAAGAAGATGTCATTGCCTTTGGTGATAATTTAAATGATTATGAAATGATGCATTTTGCTGGCCATTCCGTAGCTATGGAAAATGCAAGAGATGCAATAAAAGAGGTGGCAAATGAAGTTATTGGACATTGTGACGATAGTTCAGTGTTAACTTATATGGAGGGATTAGTAAAATAA
- a CDS encoding recombinase family protein — MKKVITIEPAKQVTHKVDLPSFTKRRVAGYARVSTDHEDQTTSYEAQMTYYTDYINSRSDWEFVKMYSDEGISGTNTKKRLGFQEMVEDALDGKVDLILTKSVSRFARNTVDSLSTVRKLKEAGVEIYFEKENIWTFDSKGELLITIMSSLAQEESRSISENVTWGRRRQLAEGQVTFSYSQVLGFKKSDTGGFEIDQEEAKIVRYIFHQVLLGNNPNKIARELTAQGIPTPQGKRKWSYGTVKRMLRNEKYKGDALLQKSFTTDFLTKSTKPNEGELPQYYVENNHEAIIKREVFDLVQVELDKLEKKRQTNNIFTGRLFCGDCGSAFGSKVWHSTSKYKRTIYQCNAKYKGEHKCQTPHVTEEEIKGLFLSAMNQLLSNREEIVANTELLIDLAKDTSPLENKIDDLEQQLETIRQDIEDLVDRNARKAQNQDLYQEQYDTLVTAYQERQKELQEATSSLEEQKSKQLSLDGFIQQLKQQEDLITDFNQELWQTSVERLDIKEGKKISLTFKNGVRIDL, encoded by the coding sequence ATGAAAAAAGTTATCACGATAGAACCAGCCAAACAGGTCACCCATAAGGTTGACCTGCCCAGCTTTACCAAACGACGAGTGGCAGGCTATGCCAGAGTATCCACTGACCATGAAGATCAGACAACTTCCTACGAAGCTCAGATGACATACTATACAGACTACATCAACAGTCGCTCAGATTGGGAATTTGTCAAGATGTATTCCGATGAAGGGATTTCTGGAACAAACACCAAAAAGAGACTTGGGTTTCAAGAAATGGTGGAAGATGCCCTTGACGGAAAGGTAGACCTTATTTTAACCAAGTCAGTCAGCCGATTTGCCAGAAACACGGTGGACTCCCTTTCAACGGTTCGCAAACTCAAGGAAGCAGGTGTTGAAATCTATTTTGAAAAAGAGAACATTTGGACCTTTGATTCTAAAGGGGAGCTTCTGATTACCATCATGTCGAGTCTTGCTCAAGAGGAGAGCCGTTCCATTTCAGAGAACGTGACTTGGGGCAGACGACGTCAGTTGGCTGAAGGGCAAGTGACCTTTTCCTACAGCCAAGTTTTAGGCTTCAAGAAAAGTGACACGGGTGGTTTTGAAATTGACCAAGAAGAAGCTAAAATCGTGAGGTACATTTTCCATCAGGTTTTACTGGGCAACAACCCCAATAAAATCGCAAGGGAGTTGACTGCCCAAGGGATTCCAACCCCACAAGGAAAAAGGAAGTGGAGTTACGGTACAGTTAAGCGTATGCTTCGGAATGAAAAATACAAAGGGGATGCCCTCCTTCAGAAAAGTTTTACAACGGACTTCTTGACCAAAAGCACCAAACCTAATGAAGGGGAACTCCCACAGTATTATGTGGAGAATAACCATGAAGCCATTATCAAGCGTGAAGTCTTTGATTTGGTTCAGGTTGAATTGGATAAGTTAGAAAAGAAACGGCAAACCAATAACATCTTCACAGGACGACTGTTCTGCGGTGACTGTGGGTCAGCCTTTGGAAGTAAGGTGTGGCACTCTACCAGCAAGTACAAACGAACCATCTACCAGTGCAATGCCAAGTATAAGGGTGAGCATAAATGTCAGACTCCCCATGTGACGGAGGAAGAGATTAAAGGTTTGTTCCTATCAGCCATGAACCAACTCCTCAGTAATCGAGAGGAGATTGTCGCTAATACAGAACTCTTGATTGACTTGGCAAAAGACACCTCACCGCTTGAAAACAAGATTGATGATTTGGAGCAGCAACTTGAAACTATTCGACAAGACATTGAAGACTTGGTTGATAGAAATGCAAGGAAGGCTCAGAATCAAGACCTTTACCAAGAGCAGTACGATACTCTAGTAACAGCCTACCAAGAAAGGCAGAAAGAGTTGCAGGAAGCTACGTCATCCTTAGAAGAGCAGAAAAGTAAACAGCTAAGTCTTGATGGATTTATTCAACAACTCAAACAGCAGGAAGACCTCATTACAGATTTCAATCAAGAACTCTGGCAGACTAGTGTTGAGCGATTGGATATTAAAGAGGGCAAGAAAATCAGCCTCACCTTCAAAAATGGTGTTCGGATTGATTTATAG
- a CDS encoding recombinase family protein: MKQIKTIQAQKVTTIKRLKVAAYTRVSHTSLLQSLSNQVSYYSQMIQANPEWDYVGVYSDSAISGRSQAHRRDFQQLLEDCRKGKVDLILTKSISRFGRNTVELLETVRELKRLGISVRFEKEKIDTLTAEGELLLTLLASMAQEESQSISQNIRWRVKKRFEDGKPYIPQDIFGYRWNGEEYVIEPHEASIVRQVFEWYMEGLSAPKIAKRLDDRGERTRLGNRFTKRIIYNMFDQEAYCGRLILQKTFRDHFGSRSIPNDGQMAKYIVENAHEAIVTPEYFQQVNQEKKRRARRRVSKHDALAKLQGKVYCEHCGLDMILTLETKSNQEKRVRYYCRTRDAKGVEACLGRTVTEEQLFQAFGESINTEDIHHISFNSVTNEAKATYRNGEEKHVIIQKGR; this comes from the coding sequence ATGAAACAAATCAAAACGATACAAGCCCAAAAGGTAACTACCATCAAAAGGTTAAAGGTGGCCGCATACACTAGGGTTTCGCATACGAGTTTACTCCAGTCCTTATCCAATCAAGTCAGCTACTACAGCCAAATGATACAGGCAAATCCTGAATGGGACTATGTGGGAGTTTACAGCGATTCAGCCATTAGTGGCCGTAGTCAAGCTCATAGACGAGATTTTCAACAGTTACTTGAAGATTGTCGCAAGGGGAAGGTAGACCTTATTTTAACCAAATCTATCTCACGATTTGGTCGAAATACGGTGGAGCTTTTGGAAACTGTTCGTGAGCTGAAGCGACTTGGTATCAGTGTTCGCTTTGAAAAGGAGAAGATTGACACCCTAACCGCTGAAGGGGAGTTGCTTTTAACCCTGCTTGCCTCCATGGCTCAAGAAGAATCACAGTCTATCAGTCAAAACATCAGATGGCGAGTGAAGAAACGCTTTGAAGATGGAAAACCTTATATTCCCCAAGACATCTTTGGCTATCGATGGAATGGCGAAGAGTATGTGATTGAACCCCATGAAGCCTCAATTGTCAGACAGGTCTTTGAATGGTATATGGAAGGACTTTCAGCCCCAAAAATAGCTAAAAGGCTTGATGATAGGGGAGAACGAACAAGGCTAGGTAATCGCTTTACTAAGCGAATTATTTATAACATGTTTGACCAAGAAGCCTACTGCGGACGACTTATTTTACAGAAGACCTTTCGAGATCATTTTGGCAGTCGCTCTATTCCAAACGATGGGCAGATGGCAAAGTATATCGTTGAGAATGCCCACGAAGCCATTGTGACACCAGAGTATTTCCAACAGGTCAATCAAGAGAAAAAGCGGCGTGCTAGGAGGAGAGTATCAAAGCATGATGCCCTAGCAAAGTTACAAGGCAAAGTGTATTGTGAGCACTGCGGTTTAGACATGATTTTAACTTTGGAGACCAAATCTAATCAGGAAAAGCGAGTGAGGTATTACTGCAGGACAAGAGATGCCAAGGGTGTCGAGGCTTGTCTAGGACGTACCGTTACAGAAGAACAGCTCTTTCAAGCCTTTGGTGAGAGCATAAATACAGAAGACATTCACCATATTTCTTTTAATAGCGTGACCAATGAAGCTAAAGCGACCTATAGAAATGGAGAAGAAAAACACGTCATCATTCAGAAAGGACGGTAG
- a CDS encoding SHOCT domain-containing protein: MTEQDFQQELTYQLTMAQAKQLLSQGLISEAVFQEFKAKMLEKYEPFLSQLVA, encoded by the coding sequence ATGACAGAACAAGACTTTCAACAAGAACTTACCTACCAACTGACTATGGCACAGGCCAAGCAGCTCCTGTCTCAAGGTCTGATTTCTGAAGCCGTCTTCCAAGAATTTAAGGCAAAAATGCTCGAAAAATATGAGCCATTTCTGAGCCAATTAGTTGCCTAA